The Funiculus sociatus GB2-C1 genomic interval GTGAATAACTTCTTCTAAATGGCTAGTCACTATTTTATTTTCTTAGTCTGCACATGGGCTAAGCTTTGTCTAGTCGCGACTTTAGCTGTCCTTGCATCTTCATTCTTGAAATTGTGGTTGTTTTTATGAACCAGGAAGACACGAAGAACGCCAAGAGAAGATAGAAGTTAAGAATAAATGTAGGTTAGGTTTTAAGGGTTCAAAACCTAACCTACATTTACTATTTTATTTTCTTAGCTCCCTGCGCGGGCTAAGTTTTGTCTAGCCGTGTCTTTAGTCGTTCTTACATCTTTACAAATACTTTTTCAAAAGCAACTCCATCTTCTCCTTAGTTTCCGCCGGAACATTATCCAGGCGAGTTAAAATTGCATACTTCAAAGCAGAATGAGCATCAGAAACTGGAGGATTTTCACTTAGACGGCGGACAGTTTCTTGAATTACTTTTTGAGCATTCGCTGCATTGCGTTGCAGATTAGCAATCACCATTTCTACGGTTACGCTATCGTGATCTGGGTGCCAACAATCGTAATCTGTAACTAAGGCTAAAGTTGCATAGGCAATTTCAGCTTCTCTAGCTAACTTCGCCTCCGGTAAATTTGTCATCCCAATAATTGTCGCGCCCCAACTACGGTAAAGATGGGATTCAGCTTTAGTAGAAAACGCTGGCCCTTCCATGCAGACATACGTACCGCCGCGATGGAGGGTGACATCTGGTAAATTTAGGGATGCGATCGCATCCGCCACAACAAGAGCCAATTTATTACACACCGGATCGGCAAAAGCAATGTGCGCTACAATTCCTTCTCCGAAAAAAGTGGAAACTCGATTTTTTGTCCTGTCAATAAATTGATCCGGTACTACCATGTCCAAAGGTTTAGCTTCTTCCTTCAAGGAACCAACAGCGGAAGCAGAAATCAGATATTCGACCCCTAGCTGCTTCATGGCGTGGATATTCGCTCGAAATGGCAACTCAGACGGCAAAAGCGTGTGATTTCGACCGTGACGGGCCAGGAAAGCCACTCGCGTTCCATCTAAAGTTCCCAATATCAACGCATCAGAGGGAAAGCCAAAAGGTGTAGAGATTTGCACCTCTTCCACATCTTTGAGCGCTTCCATTTTGTAAAGACCACTACCACCTATAATCCCAATACGAGCCTGAGCCATTGTTTTTGCCTTCTTGCTGCAACGCCAAGCTATTTTACCGGGAAATTACTGACTTTATTTAAACTCC includes:
- a CDS encoding S-methyl-5'-thioadenosine phosphorylase gives rise to the protein MAQARIGIIGGSGLYKMEALKDVEEVQISTPFGFPSDALILGTLDGTRVAFLARHGRNHTLLPSELPFRANIHAMKQLGVEYLISASAVGSLKEEAKPLDMVVPDQFIDRTKNRVSTFFGEGIVAHIAFADPVCNKLALVVADAIASLNLPDVTLHRGGTYVCMEGPAFSTKAESHLYRSWGATIIGMTNLPEAKLAREAEIAYATLALVTDYDCWHPDHDSVTVEMVIANLQRNAANAQKVIQETVRRLSENPPVSDAHSALKYAILTRLDNVPAETKEKMELLLKKYL